Proteins encoded within one genomic window of Borrelia parkeri:
- the ftsZ gene encoding cell division protein FtsZ: MKDYNIIDSHSKRFDSATNPTVLKVIGAGGGGSNAVNRMIEYGVRDVEFIVANTDLQALQTSIAPIKIALGAKVTSGLGAGGRPEIGQAAAEEDIDIIKNHLAGADMVFITAGMGGGTGTGAAPVIAQVAKELGILTVGVVTKPFKFEGPKKMRLAEQGINNLRKSVDTLIIIPNQKLLTVVDKRTTIKDAFKRADDVLRMGVQGIAGLIIEHGEVNIDFADVKSIMQGQGDALMGIGYGKGENRAVDAATSAISNPLLEEVRIEGSKGLLVNITGGEDFSLLELEEIMGIITASVDDEATVIYGHAINSNLDDEIYVTVVATGFSSKKQKDLSGAVENNTLSSKEFDSLMSGSQDALGSVYEANDNFIAKSKNVNYFEDDIDVPTFLRNLNKKNSDN; encoded by the coding sequence ATGAAAGATTATAATATTATTGATAGTCATTCAAAAAGGTTTGATTCTGCTACAAATCCTACGGTTCTTAAAGTAATTGGTGCAGGCGGTGGCGGTAGCAACGCTGTCAATCGTATGATTGAATATGGAGTAAGAGATGTTGAGTTTATTGTAGCAAATACTGATCTTCAAGCTCTTCAAACTTCTATTGCTCCAATAAAGATTGCGCTTGGTGCTAAAGTTACTTCAGGTCTTGGGGCTGGTGGGAGGCCTGAGATTGGACAAGCTGCTGCAGAAGAAGATATTGATATTATTAAAAATCATCTAGCAGGTGCTGACATGGTATTTATTACTGCTGGAATGGGCGGAGGAACTGGAACAGGAGCTGCACCTGTTATTGCTCAAGTGGCTAAAGAACTTGGAATTTTAACTGTTGGGGTCGTTACTAAGCCTTTCAAATTTGAAGGCCCTAAGAAGATGCGGCTTGCTGAACAGGGAATAAATAATTTAAGAAAATCTGTTGATACTTTAATCATTATTCCAAATCAAAAACTTTTAACTGTTGTTGATAAGCGAACTACTATTAAGGATGCCTTCAAAAGGGCTGATGATGTCTTAAGGATGGGTGTGCAGGGGATTGCAGGTCTTATTATTGAGCATGGAGAAGTTAATATTGATTTTGCTGATGTTAAGAGCATTATGCAAGGACAAGGGGATGCTTTGATGGGTATTGGTTATGGTAAGGGTGAGAATAGGGCTGTTGATGCGGCTACTTCTGCTATTAGTAATCCTTTGCTTGAGGAGGTTAGAATAGAAGGATCTAAAGGGCTTCTTGTTAATATAACCGGAGGTGAAGATTTTTCATTGCTTGAGCTTGAAGAGATTATGGGGATTATTACAGCTAGTGTTGATGATGAGGCTACCGTAATATATGGGCATGCAATTAATTCAAATCTTGATGATGAGATTTATGTTACAGTTGTTGCTACTGGTTTTTCTTCTAAAAAACAGAAAGATTTATCTGGTGCTGTTGAAAATAATACTTTAAGTTCAAAAGAATTTGATAGTTTGATGTCAGGTAGTCAAGATGCTTTAGGAAGTGTTTATGAGGCAAATGATAATTTTATAGCAAAGTCAAAAAATGTTAATTATTTTGAAGATGATATTGATGTTCCTACATTTCTTAGAAATTTAAATAAAAAAAATAGCGATAATTGA
- the fliF gene encoding flagellar basal-body MS-ring/collar protein FliF: MSNFITKFFASVNKNFNKASMVQKVAFGVIALFIILAFIFLIGFSTKKQGVALFGVGIKDQYLLDRIVQRLDRESVEYIITADGKIYLSDENVSKKMRSILVREELVPVHMDPWSLFDIDRWTITDFERNVNLRRSITRAVEQHIVALDDVDAVSINLVMPEKALFKESQEAVKASVRITPKPGSDIVTNRKKVEGLVKLIQYAIEGLESDNIAIVDNKGTILNDFSNLDGIDRIDLAEKERKLKLKYESMLRDEIDSALSKVLSVDRFMIARVNVTLDTSRQTTESKEYAPIEIEPQDPKVSYNTRKVSDSTLLSSQVHKREYEGQGYSPWGPPGQEGNTPPEYRDLSDIIGKSNELKEIKNVALNEKKSLNEKEPARIAGISLGIFIDGVWDFVYDESGNFIIENGMRKREYKPISDEALKNITDVLQSSFEYKPERGDSIAIRNVAFDRVNEFRKIDEDYFSAEKFKFLIFTLSIIFALLILVFTVFFIVSRELERRRRLREEEFSRQAHLRRQQALMDSDDIGVDDVVGGIREEDELQSNAELLAREKPEDVAKLIRTWIVKNV; the protein is encoded by the coding sequence TTGAGCAATTTTATTACTAAGTTTTTTGCATCAGTAAATAAAAATTTCAACAAGGCCAGTATGGTTCAAAAAGTGGCTTTTGGTGTTATTGCTTTATTCATAATTTTAGCATTTATTTTTTTAATAGGATTTTCTACTAAAAAACAAGGTGTTGCTCTTTTTGGTGTTGGTATTAAGGATCAGTACTTGTTAGATAGAATAGTGCAAAGATTGGATAGAGAAAGTGTTGAATATATTATTACTGCTGATGGAAAAATTTACTTAAGTGATGAAAATGTGTCAAAAAAAATGAGATCAATTCTTGTAAGAGAAGAGCTTGTTCCTGTGCATATGGATCCTTGGTCTCTTTTTGATATTGATAGATGGACTATTACGGATTTTGAGAGAAATGTTAATCTTAGAAGATCAATTACAAGAGCTGTTGAACAGCATATTGTTGCTCTTGATGATGTTGATGCTGTTAGTATTAATCTTGTGATGCCAGAAAAGGCTCTTTTTAAAGAATCACAGGAAGCAGTTAAAGCATCTGTTAGAATAACTCCTAAGCCTGGTTCTGATATCGTGACTAATCGTAAAAAGGTGGAAGGACTTGTTAAGCTGATTCAATATGCTATTGAGGGTCTTGAATCGGATAATATTGCTATTGTTGATAATAAAGGGACTATTTTAAATGATTTTTCTAATTTAGATGGCATTGATAGGATTGATTTGGCTGAAAAGGAAAGAAAGCTTAAATTAAAATATGAATCTATGCTGCGAGATGAAATTGATTCTGCTTTAAGTAAGGTTTTGTCTGTTGATAGGTTTATGATTGCAAGAGTTAATGTGACACTTGATACTTCTCGTCAAACTACGGAATCTAAAGAGTATGCTCCTATTGAGATTGAGCCCCAGGATCCAAAAGTTTCTTATAACACAAGAAAAGTTAGTGATTCTACATTGCTTTCTTCCCAAGTGCATAAAAGAGAATACGAAGGGCAAGGTTATAGTCCATGGGGGCCACCTGGTCAAGAAGGTAATACTCCTCCTGAATACCGAGATTTGAGTGATATTATCGGTAAGTCAAATGAGTTGAAAGAAATAAAAAATGTTGCTCTTAATGAGAAAAAATCTTTAAACGAAAAGGAGCCTGCTAGGATTGCAGGGATTTCTCTTGGTATTTTTATAGATGGTGTTTGGGATTTTGTTTATGATGAGTCTGGAAATTTTATTATAGAAAATGGCATGCGTAAAAGGGAATATAAGCCTATTTCTGATGAAGCTTTAAAAAATATTACAGATGTTTTGCAGAGTTCTTTTGAGTATAAGCCGGAGAGGGGGGATTCAATTGCCATTAGGAATGTTGCCTTTGATCGAGTGAATGAATTTAGAAAGATAGATGAAGATTATTTTTCAGCTGAAAAATTTAAGTTTCTTATTTTTACATTAAGTATAATATTTGCATTGTTGATATTAGTATTTACAGTATTTTTCATTGTGTCTAGAGAACTTGAGAGAAGAAGACGCCTGAGAGAAGAAGAGTTTTCAAGACAAGCACATTTAAGACGCCAGCAAGCATTAATGGATAGCGATGATATTGGTGTTGATGATGTTGTTGGTGGGATTAGAGAAGAGGATGAACTTCAAAGTAATGCTGAACTTTTAGCTAGAGAGAAACCAGAAGATGTTGCTAAGCTTATTAGAACATGGATTGTGAAGAATGTATAA
- the hslU gene encoding HslU--HslV peptidase ATPase subunit, giving the protein MDKTENQNIVPKEIVAELDKYIIGQVEAKKLVSIALVNRYIRSKLPKEIRDDVIPKNIIMVGSTGIGKTEIARRLSKFIKAPFIKVEATKYTEVGYVGRDVESMIRDLMSIAVNMVREEMYDSVREEASKRAEERIIDKLLKTSEGSENDNTSEEERKIRDKLRNKFRKQLRSGDIDDNLIDIYVSGKMPVSTIEIFSGSNFEEIDMSIGGLINNIFDRKKRRELKIKKAREIIISEELEKLVDHENIVEVAKSRVENMGIVFIDEIDKIVTKNRTGNDISREGVQRDILPIVEGSKVNTKYGIVDTSHILFIAAGAFNLSKPSDLIPELQGRFPIKVELKSLSVNDFKNILKHTKNSLIKQYIAMFKIYNLTLTFSEEAIDRIAELAFDMNYEGENLGARRLHGVMEKILADLFFEAPGSKLKKFEINLDYVNEKIKINEQKDLNYYII; this is encoded by the coding sequence ATGGATAAGACTGAAAATCAAAATATAGTGCCTAAAGAGATTGTTGCAGAACTAGATAAATATATAATAGGACAAGTTGAGGCTAAGAAATTGGTTTCAATTGCTCTTGTTAATAGATATATAAGATCTAAGCTTCCCAAGGAAATAAGAGATGATGTCATTCCTAAAAACATTATTATGGTTGGTTCAACTGGAATTGGTAAAACTGAGATTGCAAGAAGGCTTTCAAAGTTTATTAAGGCTCCTTTTATTAAAGTTGAAGCTACAAAATATACCGAGGTAGGTTATGTGGGTCGTGATGTTGAGTCTATGATTCGTGATTTAATGAGTATTGCGGTGAATATGGTAAGGGAAGAGATGTATGATTCTGTTCGCGAAGAGGCAAGTAAGCGTGCTGAAGAGAGAATAATTGACAAACTGTTGAAAACTTCTGAGGGTTCTGAGAATGATAATACAAGTGAAGAAGAAAGAAAAATTCGTGATAAATTAAGAAATAAGTTTAGGAAACAATTAAGAAGTGGGGATATTGATGATAATCTTATTGATATTTATGTTTCAGGAAAAATGCCCGTTTCTACTATCGAAATATTTTCTGGTAGTAATTTCGAAGAGATTGATATGAGTATTGGAGGATTGATTAATAATATATTTGATAGGAAGAAAAGACGGGAATTAAAAATAAAAAAAGCTAGGGAGATAATTATATCTGAAGAGCTTGAAAAATTAGTGGATCATGAGAATATTGTAGAGGTTGCCAAATCAAGAGTTGAGAATATGGGAATTGTTTTTATTGATGAGATCGATAAGATAGTTACTAAAAATAGAACCGGAAATGATATATCTAGAGAAGGTGTTCAGAGAGATATTTTGCCAATTGTTGAAGGATCTAAGGTTAATACAAAATATGGGATAGTGGATACTTCTCATATATTGTTCATTGCTGCAGGTGCTTTTAATTTATCGAAGCCATCCGATTTAATACCAGAACTGCAAGGTAGATTTCCAATTAAGGTTGAACTTAAAAGTTTAAGTGTGAATGATTTCAAAAATATTTTAAAACACACTAAAAACTCTTTAATAAAACAGTACATTGCAATGTTTAAGATTTATAATTTGACTTTAACATTTAGTGAAGAAGCGATTGATAGAATAGCTGAACTTGCTTTTGATATGAATTATGAAGGAGAGAATCTTGGAGCAAGAAGGTTGCATGGAGTTATGGAAAAGATTCTTGCCGATCTTTTTTTTGAAGCACCCGGTAGCAAGTTAAAAAAATTTGAAATAAACTTGGACTATGTTAATGAAAAAATAAAAATTAACGAACAAAAAGACTTAAATTATTATATAATATAG
- the hslV gene encoding ATP-dependent protease subunit HslV — MNFKGTTVIAIRRGGKTVVAADGQVTFGYTVLKSNAIKIRKLFNGKILAGFAGSTSDAITLFEKFEEKVKAREDGIIDIKRAAVELAKDWRSDKILHKLEAMMLVADSENILLISGTGDVVEPEEDVISIGSGGNYAYSAALAYMENKKLSAADIAFKSLKVAARVCIYTNSNIVLEEIS, encoded by the coding sequence ATGAATTTTAAAGGAACTACAGTTATTGCAATAAGAAGGGGTGGGAAGACTGTAGTAGCAGCAGATGGACAAGTGACTTTTGGATATACTGTTTTAAAGTCCAATGCTATTAAAATAAGAAAGTTGTTTAATGGAAAAATTTTAGCAGGATTTGCAGGTTCAACTTCTGATGCTATTACTCTTTTTGAGAAGTTTGAAGAAAAGGTTAAAGCTAGAGAAGATGGTATTATTGATATTAAGAGAGCTGCTGTAGAGCTTGCAAAAGATTGGAGGTCTGACAAAATACTTCATAAACTTGAAGCAATGATGCTCGTAGCTGATTCTGAAAATATTTTGTTAATTTCAGGTACTGGAGATGTTGTTGAGCCTGAAGAAGATGTGATTTCAATTGGTAGTGGAGGAAATTATGCATATTCAGCGGCACTTGCTTATATGGAAAATAAAAAATTAAGTGCTGCTGATATTGCTTTTAAGTCTTTAAAGGTAGCAGCAAGAGTTTGTATATATACAAACTCAAATATCGTGCTTGAGGAGATTAGTTGA
- the flgB gene encoding flagellar basal body rod protein FlgB, with translation MNIFDRSIDLAHRYLDVLSLRQSVIADNVANVDTPNFKRSKVTFESEFERAISNEGASNLSLIRGNGKHLDGFKELGYLDVKPLRMLDYLSTLNNNGNNVDIDSEMKNLAQNQMMYSLFTNIQAHHFKSVNIVIK, from the coding sequence TTGAATATTTTTGATAGGTCAATTGATTTAGCACATAGGTATTTGGATGTTCTTAGTTTGAGACAAAGTGTTATAGCTGATAATGTTGCAAATGTAGATACTCCAAATTTTAAGAGAAGTAAGGTCACTTTTGAGTCTGAGTTTGAACGAGCAATTTCCAATGAAGGAGCAAGCAATTTATCTTTAATAAGGGGTAATGGTAAGCATTTGGATGGTTTTAAAGAGTTGGGATATTTAGATGTTAAACCTCTCAGAATGCTTGATTATCTCTCTACTCTCAATAATAATGGTAATAATGTTGATATTGATTCTGAGATGAAAAATCTTGCTCAGAATCAAATGATGTATAGTTTGTTTACAAATATTCAAGCCCATCATTTTAAAAGTGTAAATATTGTAATAAAATAA
- the fliG gene encoding flagellar motor switch protein FliG gives MEEQKEKEKEMLGVSTLTGKQKAAILLVSIGSEISSKIFKYLSQEEIESLTFEIARLDVVTSDLKDSVLLEFKELMMAQEFIQKGGIDYARELLEKSLGTQKAVDIINNLGSALQSRPFEFVRRADPANILNFIQQEHPQTIALILSYLDPQKASFILSSLPTEIQTNVARRIALMDRTSPEVVREVERVLEKKLASLSSEDYTSAGGVDNVVEIINMADRKTEKFIIESLEEEDPELAEEIKKKMFVFEDIVLLDDRSIQRILREIDGQELAKALKSVDAPVQDKIFKNMSKRAAGMLKEDMEFLGPTRRKDVEEAQQKIVSLIRKLEEQGEIVISRGGEEDVLV, from the coding sequence ATGGAAGAGCAAAAAGAAAAAGAAAAAGAGATGTTAGGTGTTTCTACTTTAACGGGAAAACAGAAAGCCGCTATTTTGTTAGTTTCAATAGGTTCTGAAATTTCATCTAAAATATTTAAATATTTATCTCAAGAGGAGATAGAATCTTTAACTTTTGAAATAGCAAGACTTGATGTTGTTACTTCTGATCTTAAAGATAGTGTTCTCTTAGAATTTAAAGAGTTAATGATGGCTCAAGAGTTTATTCAAAAGGGTGGAATAGATTATGCTAGGGAGCTTCTTGAGAAATCCCTTGGTACTCAAAAAGCAGTAGATATTATTAATAATTTAGGTTCTGCTTTGCAATCAAGGCCTTTTGAATTTGTTAGAAGAGCAGATCCTGCTAATATTTTAAACTTTATTCAACAAGAACATCCACAGACAATTGCTTTAATACTTTCGTATCTTGATCCTCAAAAGGCTTCATTTATTCTCTCTAGCCTTCCTACTGAAATTCAGACTAATGTTGCAAGGAGAATTGCATTGATGGATAGAACTTCTCCTGAAGTGGTAAGAGAAGTTGAGAGAGTTCTTGAGAAAAAGTTAGCTTCTTTATCTTCAGAGGATTATACTTCAGCTGGAGGCGTTGATAATGTTGTTGAAATAATTAACATGGCCGATCGAAAGACAGAGAAATTTATTATTGAATCCCTTGAAGAAGAGGATCCTGAACTTGCAGAGGAAATTAAAAAGAAAATGTTTGTATTTGAAGATATTGTTCTTCTTGATGATAGATCAATACAGAGAATTTTAAGAGAAATAGATGGTCAGGAGTTAGCAAAAGCTTTAAAATCAGTTGATGCACCTGTTCAAGATAAGATTTTTAAAAATATGTCTAAGAGAGCTGCTGGAATGCTTAAGGAAGATATGGAATTTTTGGGGCCTACTAGACGTAAGGATGTTGAGGAAGCTCAGCAAAAAATTGTTTCTCTTATTAGAAAATTAGAAGAACAGGGTGAAATAGTAATCTCAAGGGGTGGTGAAGAAGATGTACTTGTCTGA
- a CDS encoding FliI/YscN family ATPase, whose protein sequence is MDIFFEGYSKILDDVEPISLIGKVRKIKGLLVESLGPKCGIGDLCLIEQRSGKKIYAEVLGLNGSFVNLMAYEGFDGIEIGDKVCSLGKKLQINLSDELLGRVIDSLGRPIDNKGQFFGNSYKELSFSNINPLSRGVFSEQIVTGIKVLDGFLPVAKGQRVGIFSGAGVGKSTLLGMIAKNSKADVNVIAFIGERGRELNEFIKYDLGEECFKRSVLIVSTSDASPIARYKGAYTATLIAEYFRECGMDVMLLFDSITRFANAKREISLSMGEPPATKGYPPSVFVEIPILLERSGLNSKGSITGFYTVLVEGDDFTEPIADNMKAVLDGHIILDRDLSDRGIYPSVNILSSTSRSLHRIVNFEKQKLISKIRNLLSIYKSYEDLIKTGIYMKGSNKEVDLAVAKYPKIIDFLSQGIQEEYDFENLDSELREILA, encoded by the coding sequence ATGGACATCTTTTTTGAAGGTTATTCAAAAATATTGGATGATGTTGAGCCTATATCTCTTATTGGTAAAGTAAGGAAGATTAAAGGACTCTTAGTAGAAAGTTTGGGTCCAAAATGTGGTATTGGTGATTTATGTTTAATTGAACAGAGAAGTGGTAAGAAAATATATGCTGAAGTTTTAGGTTTAAATGGATCTTTTGTTAACCTTATGGCTTATGAAGGATTTGATGGAATTGAGATTGGCGATAAAGTTTGCTCTTTAGGTAAAAAGCTTCAGATTAATCTTAGCGATGAATTACTTGGTAGGGTGATTGATTCTCTTGGTAGACCTATTGATAATAAGGGGCAGTTTTTTGGTAATTCTTATAAAGAATTAAGTTTTAGTAATATTAATCCTTTAAGTAGAGGTGTTTTTTCTGAGCAAATAGTTACTGGTATTAAAGTCCTTGATGGGTTTTTACCAGTTGCAAAAGGACAACGTGTAGGTATTTTCTCAGGTGCGGGTGTTGGTAAGTCTACTTTGCTTGGTATGATTGCTAAAAATTCTAAGGCAGATGTTAATGTTATTGCATTTATTGGAGAGAGAGGCCGTGAGCTTAATGAGTTTATTAAATATGATCTTGGAGAAGAATGCTTTAAGAGAAGTGTTTTGATTGTTTCAACCTCTGATGCATCCCCTATCGCAAGATATAAAGGGGCTTATACTGCAACATTAATAGCTGAATATTTTAGAGAGTGTGGGATGGATGTTATGTTGCTGTTTGATTCAATTACAAGATTTGCAAATGCTAAAAGGGAAATTAGTCTTTCTATGGGAGAGCCACCTGCTACTAAAGGATATCCTCCTTCTGTTTTTGTAGAGATTCCTATTTTGCTTGAGCGTTCAGGACTTAATTCTAAAGGTAGTATTACAGGGTTTTATACTGTGCTTGTTGAGGGTGATGATTTTACAGAACCAATAGCTGATAATATGAAAGCTGTTTTAGATGGACACATTATTTTGGATAGAGATTTATCTGATAGAGGAATTTATCCTTCTGTAAATATTTTAAGTTCTACTTCAAGATCTCTTCATAGAATAGTAAATTTTGAAAAACAAAAATTGATATCTAAAATTAGGAATTTATTATCAATTTATAAAAGTTATGAAGATTTAATTAAGACGGGAATTTATATGAAAGGTTCTAATAAAGAAGTTGATTTGGCAGTTGCAAAATATCCAAAGATTATTGATTTTTTGTCTCAAGGAATACAAGAGGAATATGATTTTGAAAATTTGGATAGTGAATTGAGAGAAATATTAGCTTGA
- the fliH gene encoding flagellar assembly protein FliH, with translation MPKVLYKSKEVVNAVKLEFVEITNPIFKSLEIKRQENELCDIDSRSIKLRNELEDLMSQRSKLQEEIEREHELAKKEIDAECSKLLEEAKEQANKIVSLASERAEALQKEAENKKGAIEQESNLEIEKIVREHEERLKRELETEMARGRNEGYDAGFNKGCEDCDKILGKLNSIISSLVAKRKEILESSGEHIMNLVMQIAVKVVKKIIDSQKGVVIENVNEALKKVKSKTNIVIRVNLDDIDVVSHQKHEFISKFDFIKNLEVVEDVNIGKGGCIIETDFGEIDARISSQLDRIEEKFKNFSSIF, from the coding sequence TTGCCTAAGGTTTTATATAAATCAAAAGAAGTTGTAAATGCAGTAAAGTTAGAGTTTGTTGAGATTACAAATCCTATTTTTAAATCGTTGGAAATTAAGAGGCAAGAAAATGAACTTTGTGACATAGATAGTCGTAGTATTAAGCTTCGCAATGAACTTGAAGACTTAATGAGTCAAAGATCAAAGCTTCAAGAAGAAATTGAACGTGAACATGAGCTTGCTAAAAAGGAAATAGATGCTGAATGTTCTAAGCTTCTTGAAGAAGCTAAAGAACAGGCTAACAAAATAGTAAGTTTGGCTAGTGAGAGAGCTGAAGCTTTGCAAAAGGAAGCTGAGAACAAAAAAGGGGCGATTGAGCAAGAGTCTAATTTAGAAATTGAAAAAATAGTTAGGGAACATGAAGAGCGATTAAAAAGGGAACTTGAAACGGAAATGGCAAGAGGAAGAAATGAAGGGTATGATGCAGGGTTTAATAAGGGATGTGAAGATTGTGATAAAATATTAGGAAAGTTAAATAGCATAATATCTTCTTTGGTTGCAAAGAGAAAGGAGATTCTTGAATCTTCAGGGGAACACATAATGAATCTTGTTATGCAGATTGCAGTTAAGGTAGTTAAAAAAATTATAGATTCTCAGAAAGGTGTTGTCATAGAAAATGTAAATGAGGCTTTAAAAAAAGTAAAAAGCAAAACAAATATTGTTATTCGTGTTAATCTTGATGATATAGATGTTGTGAGTCATCAAAAACATGAGTTTATTTCTAAATTTGATTTTATAAAAAATCTAGAAGTTGTTGAAGACGTTAATATAGGAAAGGGTGGGTGTATTATTGAGACTGATTTTGGGGAAATAGATGCACGAATTTCATCTCAACTGGATAGAATAGAGGAGAAATTTAAAAATTTTTCTTCTATATTTTAG
- the flgC gene encoding flagellar basal body rod protein FlgC gives MGLFSSINTASTGLTAQRLRLDVIANNIANVETTRTSEGGSYRRQRIIFSPRVVSPYWKGPFVPDYLDNGVGQGVRVAGIEKDKSPLKLKYDPTHPDAIKSGERKGYVEFPNVNAVEEMVDMISASRAYEANSTVINSSKAMFRSALSILQN, from the coding sequence ATGGGATTATTTTCAAGTATTAATACTGCTTCAACGGGTTTGACAGCTCAAAGATTGAGACTAGATGTTATTGCAAATAATATTGCTAATGTGGAGACTACTAGAACTTCTGAAGGGGGCTCTTATAGAAGACAGAGAATAATTTTTTCTCCAAGGGTTGTAAGTCCGTATTGGAAGGGTCCTTTTGTTCCTGATTATCTTGATAATGGAGTTGGTCAGGGTGTAAGGGTTGCTGGTATTGAGAAAGACAAGTCCCCTTTGAAATTAAAGTATGATCCAACTCATCCTGATGCAATAAAATCTGGTGAGCGAAAGGGTTATGTGGAGTTTCCTAATGTGAATGCAGTTGAAGAGATGGTGGATATGATATCTGCTTCTCGTGCTTATGAAGCAAATTCTACTGTCATTAATAGTAGTAAAGCAATGTTTAGGAGTGCATTATCAATACTGCAGAATTAA
- the dprA gene encoding DNA-processing protein DprA — translation MFKLLYVDNLRFLKGEEKLRIFNNFDLSCLFKLSLRDISNYLSRVFRRDYKLPDLKLIEMQQKIINKTSTRIAVLGSKEYPLKLKRIYNPPFAIYYKGNLPDSNSLSWAVVGSRQISRVLADKVKELSSHLAKNHVEIISGFAIGADIAAHLGAINEKKRTYAVIATDIDNIYPKQNRKYVASLLENGGGVLTETLPYEKIQNYFFAKRNRIVAGLSDVVFITCAPRKSGALITAELGLDLGLDVYVYNIDYSGDGSRILYDSGAQEIKSVSDLYKILNIQYNEPEISDDSKDCCICKDTSSMLINELLNEISK, via the coding sequence ATGTTTAAATTGCTTTATGTTGATAATTTAAGATTTTTAAAGGGTGAAGAGAAACTTAGAATTTTTAATAATTTTGATTTAAGTTGTCTTTTTAAATTAAGTTTAAGAGATATTTCTAATTATTTATCTAGAGTTTTTAGGAGAGATTATAAGCTTCCAGATTTAAAATTAATAGAGATGCAACAAAAAATTATTAATAAAACAAGTACAAGAATTGCTGTTCTTGGGTCTAAGGAATATCCTTTAAAGCTTAAGAGAATCTATAATCCTCCGTTTGCCATTTATTATAAAGGTAATCTTCCAGATTCTAATTCTTTGTCTTGGGCTGTTGTTGGTTCAAGACAAATCAGTAGAGTGTTGGCAGATAAAGTTAAAGAGTTGTCGTCTCATCTTGCTAAGAATCATGTGGAAATAATATCTGGATTTGCAATAGGAGCTGATATTGCAGCGCATCTTGGTGCAATAAATGAGAAAAAAAGAACATATGCAGTTATTGCAACAGATATTGATAATATTTATCCAAAGCAAAATAGAAAATATGTTGCTAGCCTTTTAGAAAATGGTGGAGGTGTTCTTACTGAAACTTTGCCTTATGAGAAGATACAAAATTATTTTTTTGCAAAGAGAAATAGAATAGTAGCTGGTCTTTCAGATGTTGTTTTTATTACTTGTGCACCAAGGAAATCAGGGGCTTTAATTACTGCTGAGCTTGGACTTGATTTGGGTCTTGATGTTTATGTTTATAATATTGATTATTCTGGTGATGGTTCTAGAATTTTATATGATTCTGGAGCTCAAGAGATAAAATCGGTGTCAGATCTTTATAAGATACTAAATATTCAGTATAATGAGCCTGAAATTAGTGATGACTCAAAGGACTGTTGTATATGCAAAGATACATCAAGTATGCTTATTAATGAGTTATTGAATGAAATATCTAAATAG
- the fliE gene encoding flagellar hook-basal body complex protein FliE — MEVDSFFTDNNVYLVRKNPLHFDKSFSVFDVKREVKAESFKDFFFNLISDVNNSQLDVSRMSQQAILQPNSVDVHDITIAMAKANMNLSITKAVVERSIKAYQDVINIR; from the coding sequence ATGGAAGTAGATTCTTTTTTTACAGATAATAATGTTTATTTAGTTCGTAAAAATCCTTTGCATTTTGATAAAAGTTTTTCTGTTTTTGACGTTAAACGTGAGGTAAAGGCAGAATCTTTCAAAGATTTTTTCTTTAATTTAATATCTGATGTGAATAATAGCCAATTGGATGTGTCTAGAATGTCTCAACAAGCTATTTTGCAACCAAATAGTGTCGATGTGCATGATATTACAATAGCAATGGCTAAAGCTAATATGAATTTAAGTATTACAAAAGCTGTTGTTGAGAGAAGCATAAAGGCTTATCAAGATGTAATTAATATTCGTTAA